The sequence ACGCGAGCGTTTCATCGACATGGCGGCGGTACACGTCCTTGAGCTTGTCCGCCGCCGCGTCGTCCCACGACGCGTCGGAGAGATGCAGCGCCATGTCGCGCTGCGAGCGCACGATTTCGTCGAGGTCCCGGTGAAGGAACAGGATCGAATAGCAGCGCGTGGCCGGCAGGTGCCGCACGAACCGCGACACGGCCTTGACGGCCTTGCCGGCCGCGCTGTCGATCCAGTTCACGTAGCCGTGCCGCTCCTTGATCGGCTCCCATTCGAAATAGCCGTGCGGATTGCGCGAGTTGCCTTCGCGGATGTGATCGGTCAACGGCTCGATGCCGCCGAACGCGAGCACGCGCATCAGCATCGACGTGCCGGAGCGCGGCAGGCCCGAGACGACGGTGACCGCATCGTCGCCCCAAGCATCGTTCGCGAGGACTTCCATGCAGGCTAGGGATTTCAGCATGCCGTTCTCCCCGGGCGGGCGCGGTGCGTGCGCCGCTTCATGCGGTGGCCGCCGGCAGCCGGTTGCGGATGTACTGCTCGAGCGTGTCGACCGAGCTGACCAGGTCGATCGACAGGTCTTCGTCGTCGATCTGGATGCCGAATTCGCCTTCGACGCGAATCAGCACTTCGAGCGCGTCGACCGAGTTCAGGCCGAGCGTCTCGATCAGGTTCTTGTCCCGCAACGCGTCCAGCGTCACGTCGCGTTGCGTGACCGCGGAGAACACGTTGATCAGGCGTTCGGAAATTTGCATGGCTCAGGTCCTTGAGTAAAAGTTCACACGATGGGAAACCGTGGCGTCGTCCTTCATGACGTCCTGTTTCCGGAAGCCCAGGTTCAGCATCAGCAGGTCGATGC is a genomic window of Burkholderia cepacia containing:
- a CDS encoding sulfotransferase, which codes for MLKSLACMEVLANDAWGDDAVTVVSGLPRSGTSMLMRVLAFGGIEPLTDHIREGNSRNPHGYFEWEPIKERHGYVNWIDSAAGKAVKAVSRFVRHLPATRCYSILFLHRDLDEIVRSQRDMALHLSDASWDDAAADKLKDVYRRHVDETLAWIDARPNMRLHTLHYESMLAAPAPEIDRIRAFLAPRRLDTARMLTAVDATLNHAASPREASHA
- a CDS encoding acyl carrier protein gives rise to the protein MQISERLINVFSAVTQRDVTLDALRDKNLIETLGLNSVDALEVLIRVEGEFGIQIDDEDLSIDLVSSVDTLEQYIRNRLPAATA